Below is a window of Tsuneonella deserti DNA.
CAGCGTCCGCTCCTCGTCTCCAGCGGCCAGCTCGTCGATCAGCTGCGCGAAGTGCTTTCGCGCCGTCGCGAAGTTTTCCGGGCTCGTTCCCTGGAAGCGGAAGATCGCCTGTTTGTAATCACCGACTACGAACAGAGTGCGCAGAACATCACCCCGCTGGCCCTCGCCGGCGAAGAAGTCACCTGTCAGTGCGCGTATGATGTCCCACTGCGCCTCGTTCGTGTCCTGCGCCTCATCGATAAGAATATGATCGAAGCGCCGGTCGAGCTTGTAGCGGATCCAGTCCGCAATATCCGAACGCGTCAACAGGGCGGCCGCGCGGCGGATCTGGTCGTCGAAGTCGATCAATCCTTCGCGGTCTTTGGCATCCTCCCATGCGAGCGCGAACCGGCGACCGAGCTCGAGAGCCGGTTCGAGGAAATCGGCAAGCTTCAACAATGCCTGCCGCTCACGCAACATGAGCACGGAAGCTGCGACCGCTTCCGCCGCCGCTGCGTAGCCCGGATCGCATTTCTCAAGATACTTGATCGAGCGAACCGCTCCTTCCAGCGTGAAAATGGCTTTTTCCATTGGAGCCGATGCGCTCACCCGTCCCAGCCCGCTCGCCCCGAGGAAGTCCTCTATCGCTGCAATCGTCTTTTGCGCGGTCGGTGTGCCCCACGCGCGGTTCGCGGCGAGGAGCTGCTCGAGCGCGGCGCAATCGAAAGTGCCTTCGGCGCATAACTCGGCGAGGCTCTCTTCCCCGGCGTCGCTCGGCAGTCCGATCAGGCCAAGCACACGCTCCCGCATCGGCGGCTGCCATCCCCCTGGACCTTGCCAAAGCTCGCGCACCTCGGCGCAGCGCATCAGCCAGCCGCGCACGCCATCGGGTCCAAGCCGCTCGCTCAGTTGCGCCAAAGGACCGAGCACCGAACGGTCGTCAGTCGCCTCGGCTTCGACGACCATCGTTGCCAGGACTTGGTGGGCAAGCAATTCGCGGTCGCGGTCCTCCATCGGTCGAGCGCCCGGGATCAACCCTGCCTCGTCCGGGAACGCGGAGAGCAGCCATTGGGAAAAGGCGTGGATCGTATCGATCCTCAGCCCGCCGCCCGGGCAGTCGAGCACCGCCGCGAACCGCGTGCGCGCCCGGTCGAGTGTCGCCGGATCGACCGGAGCCCCGATGGCAAGCAGGTCTCTGGCCAGCTCGGCAGGCTTCAGCCGCACCCAGCGCGCGAGAACGTCATTGACGCGCTCCGACATTTCGGCCGCGCCCGCCTTCGTGAACGTCAGGCACAGGATCTGCGAGGGCTTCACGCCCGGCTTCAGCAGCAGTCGCAGCACGCGCGCGGAAAGCACCTGGGTCTTGCCGGTGCCGGCGGAAGCCGACAGCCAGACGCTGCGCTCCGGTTCGACAGCGCGGGCCTGATCGCCGCGCAGGGGATGGACGGATCCGCTCACGACGTATGTCCCAACCATTCGTCGAGCCGCATAAGCTGGTCGTAGGTGGCGTAGCCTGGCGCATCCGGGTTCAGCCGGGCAGTGAAAGGCTTGTCGCCCAGGATCCAGTAGTCGAGCGCCTGGTCGAGGTAGTATCGTGCCTGCGGCAGAAATTCGGCGGGCGGGATGCCGCTGCGCTTGTTGCCATCACGCAGCGGCGTGGAGACATAACCGAAACCGGTTTCGCTGTCCTTGCTCCGGCCCAGCGACCAGTACTCGAAACCGGTCACCTCGCCGCGCAGCGCGCCGAATGCGCCGCCTTCCACCATCAGACCGAGAGTGCCGAGCTGAAGCGCGTAGCCGGCAGCGACCTGGGCTCCACTTGGCGGCTTACCGGTCTTGTAGTCCACCACCGCGAAAGTGCCGTTTTCGAACCGATCGAGCCGGTCGATCCGCCCGCGCAAGGTCACTCCCCGCCAGTCCATTTCGCCCCACTGCTCCCAGGCCACGGGGCTGCGCGCGGTGTCGACTGCGACGCGCTCGGCGATCCATTCGAGAGCTTTCAGCAGGCGCGGCCGCCACAAGGCGCGCGTCAGGGGGTGAGCTTGCATTGCCGCCAACTCCTCGTCCGCGATGCTCTCGATGGGGCGGCCAGTCCCATGCCACTTTTCGAGGATCGCGTGGGCAACGATCCCCTGCCAGGCGGGCGTCGGCTCTGCATCGAGCGGCTCGAGTTCGGGGAGCCGCAGGATGGCCGATGCATAGAACTGGTAAGGGTCGGCTCGCAGGCGGTCGAGGTTGGTGACGCTGATCGGGACTTTACGCTGAGCGGCATCCGGCATCGGCTCCGGACGAGGATAGCGACTTGCGGGTGAAGCGAAATCAATCGCTTCCGCCCACCGCGGCGCTGCGTCCTCGCGGTGGCTATCGCGCAGGTCGCCGAGCAAAGCCTGGACCCTCAGCAAGAAGCGTGAAGCGATCGCCGGCCCGCTCTCGTCGCGTCGCGCGCGGCTGAGTACCACTTCCGGCGCGCCGAGCGCCGCAGCCAGATCGTGCGCCGACAGCCCGATACGGAAGTCGGCGCCCGGCACGCCAAGAGCACGCAGAACCGCGGGTGCGAGCAGTGGATCCGTCGCTGGGCGAGCGGGCCATGTGCCTTCGTTCAGTCCTGCGGCGATTACGAGATCGGCCCGCGCCATGCGCGATTCGATGAGCCCGTAAATCGCCACTCGCGGGTGCCCCCCGTAAGGGGGACGCACCGCCACCACTTCCATTGCGTCGGTCAACGCCGCGTGCAGTTCTTCCGCTTCGAGGATCGTGCCGACTTCGCGCGCGTGAAGGCGAAGATCCTCGACGAAAGCCGACAGAGCGCGTCCGTCTTCGCGGCTCCACAGCGCATCGCCGGCCAGAGCCTCGCCCGCCGTTGCCAGCCGGTCCAGCCAGTCCGCAAGAGGTAGAGGCAGGTCCATGGTCACAAGAGGGAGAAGGATGCCCTCCACGCCGTCCCACCACTTTTCGACCCCGGCCTTTCGCGCGATCGGCCGCAGCGCGTCCAGTCCCGGACCGGGACGCGGACCCCTAAGCGCGATGTCGAAGGCGCGCAGGCGGTCGAGCCACTCGGCCCTGCGCTCGCCCATCTCTATGAGCGGATTCGAGAGCGCCGCGATCAGGCCGACAGGCGCCGCTTTCTCGGACGCGATTTGCGCCAATTGCAGCACCAACCTGCCCGATGCCGTAATCGACAGCGGTCGACCCGCAGAATCGTCGGCCGGAAGATTCCATCGCCGCAAATGCTGGACCACTCGCCGGGCAAGCGCACGGTCGGGAGTGATCAAGGCGATCCGCTTCTCCGGTTCCGCGACCGCTTGCCGGATCAGGAGAGCGATAGCCTGGGCTTCCGCTTCCGGATTTGCAGTCTGCATCACCCGAACGCCTGTCAGCCGCCGCTTTTCTGGCGGCAGATCGACCCAGGCCTTGCTCGCCTCGGGAGGAAGGAAAAGGCTGGAAATGGCGTGGCTTCGCTCAGGCGGAGCCGCCGCAAGCCCCCGGCGATGCCATGACTGCACCTCGGCACGGTTCACTCCCATGCGGTTAAGCAGCAACTTGAGATGGTATTGAGGGTGGGTGACGGCGTCGTCTTCGCCAAAAGGCGGATCGCCCGGAGACTCGCCCGCCCCCGCCGCGCCCAGCTCCTCCCACACGGTTTGGGGCATGGCCAAGTCCAGATCCGGCAAGATAACCGCCCCTTGGGGAAGCTCGCTGATCTGACGGAGCAGTTGAGCCAAAGCGGGTGACGCACTGGTCACCCCGGCAGCCACGACCGGTGTTGCCGGGGCATGGTCCTTCCAGGTTCTCGCGGCGTGATCGAACAGCCGGTTGCGCCGCGCTGCCGCGTCGAGCGCACCCATCGAAGCCAGTTCCTCGAGCCAGCGCCTCTGGATGCGGGCGATCAGCCGCACGGACCGCTGCCAGTGCACTGCCATGTCTCCGACGATCTCGATAACCTTGTCGCCGAGCAGTTCCTCCGGTCCGATGTCCTCCACCAGCAGGCGGTCCATCGTTCGCCCAACCTCATGCGCGAGGCGCAGCAGCGCCGACCCGCGCGGCGCTTCCGGGCCCATTTCCTCGCGCAAGAGTTCCGCGATCCGCAGCCAGCGGCGGGTCGGCTCCACGGCCGGCGGAATGCCGGCAGCACCAAGGGGGTCGAGGAGGGCCCCAAGGGTCTCGTCAAGATCCAGGTCGCCTACCACCGCCATCCGCGGCATCAGCATCCCGCCGCTGCTCGCGCGCACGAACGCCTCCTGCACGGTGCGCGCCGCACGGGTGGAAGGCAGCAGCAAGGTCAGCCGGGCGAGGCCCAGGTCTGCTTCGGAATATCGTGGTATCAGGCCTGTGACGAGCGCGTCCGCAAAGCCTCGATGAGCGGCGATGGAGAATACCTTAGGACCGGCGCGCTCAACCACCGGTAAGCGCCTCTTCGGTTGGCCTGATGGCTTCGGGAGTGCCGACCTCGAACCAGCGCCCGGTGAAGTTCGCGCCGAAAAGTCGCCCCTCCCCGATGGCGCGCTCCCACAGCAGCATGGTGCCGAACGGTCCTTCGGGTGAATCGCGAAGCAGCCGATGGCTGACCAGTTGGATGCCGGTGTAGATGAACGGCGCGATCCGGCCTGTCTTGCGCCGCGTTAACCGCCCCAGCGGGTCCATGTGGAAGTCGCCTTCACCGCGGAAATTTTCGGCGCGGGAGTGCGGCACGACCAGCAGCAGCGCATCCATGATCGCAGGATCCCATCCAGCAGAGAGATCAGCGAAGGCATTGCGCGGGCCATCGAGCCAGATGTTGTCAGCGTTCAGGCAGAAGAACGGGTCCGGCAGCAACCCGGCCTCGAGCGCCTTCTTCATCCCCCCGCCGGTCTCGAGCAGAAGCGCACGCTCGTCCGACACAACTACGCTAGGCCGCGATCGCGACCGGACGTGGGCCTCGATCGCGTCGCCGAGGTAATGCACATTGACGACCGCTCGCCCGATGCCTGCCTCCGCGAGGCGGTCGAGGGCGTGGTCGAGAAGCGGCTTTCCTGCGACCCGCACCATCGGCTTGGGCTGGCTGGCGGTGAGTGGACGCATCCGCTTGCCGAGACCAGCGGCCATGATCATTGCCGTATCGCTGGCGAGTGCGCTCACCCCAGCGTTCCGCCGAGCTTCTGGCGAACAGCAGGCGGGATATTGGCATCGAACCAGGCCGCGACCGGCGCCAGCGCCGGATGCGCCAGATCGCGCTCAAGCGCCTCCCACACCCGGGGAATGAGGGGCAGATACGCCGGCTTGCCGTCCCGTTTCCACAGGCGGGTGAACACACCGACGATCTTGGCGTTACGCTGGGCGCCGAGCCGCGCGTAATCGGCGGCGAAGTCCGGTCCTCCATCGACTTGCGAGACATAACGAGCGAGCATGCGCTTCTCCAGATCGAGCGAAACCTCGCGGCGCGCGTCCTGCAGCAAGCTGACGAGATCGTAGGCACGGTGGCC
It encodes the following:
- a CDS encoding nucleotidyltransferase family protein; the protein is MSALASDTAMIMAAGLGKRMRPLTASQPKPMVRVAGKPLLDHALDRLAEAGIGRAVVNVHYLGDAIEAHVRSRSRPSVVVSDERALLLETGGGMKKALEAGLLPDPFFCLNADNIWLDGPRNAFADLSAGWDPAIMDALLLVVPHSRAENFRGEGDFHMDPLGRLTRRKTGRIAPFIYTGIQLVSHRLLRDSPEGPFGTMLLWERAIGEGRLFGANFTGRWFEVGTPEAIRPTEEALTGG
- a CDS encoding PD-(D/E)XK nuclease family protein, producing MVERAGPKVFSIAAHRGFADALVTGLIPRYSEADLGLARLTLLLPSTRAARTVQEAFVRASSGGMLMPRMAVVGDLDLDETLGALLDPLGAAGIPPAVEPTRRWLRIAELLREEMGPEAPRGSALLRLAHEVGRTMDRLLVEDIGPEELLGDKVIEIVGDMAVHWQRSVRLIARIQRRWLEELASMGALDAAARRNRLFDHAARTWKDHAPATPVVAAGVTSASPALAQLLRQISELPQGAVILPDLDLAMPQTVWEELGAAGAGESPGDPPFGEDDAVTHPQYHLKLLLNRMGVNRAEVQSWHRRGLAAAPPERSHAISSLFLPPEASKAWVDLPPEKRRLTGVRVMQTANPEAEAQAIALLIRQAVAEPEKRIALITPDRALARRVVQHLRRWNLPADDSAGRPLSITASGRLVLQLAQIASEKAAPVGLIAALSNPLIEMGERRAEWLDRLRAFDIALRGPRPGPGLDALRPIARKAGVEKWWDGVEGILLPLVTMDLPLPLADWLDRLATAGEALAGDALWSREDGRALSAFVEDLRLHAREVGTILEAEELHAALTDAMEVVAVRPPYGGHPRVAIYGLIESRMARADLVIAAGLNEGTWPARPATDPLLAPAVLRALGVPGADFRIGLSAHDLAAALGAPEVVLSRARRDESGPAIASRFLLRVQALLGDLRDSHREDAAPRWAEAIDFASPASRYPRPEPMPDAAQRKVPISVTNLDRLRADPYQFYASAILRLPELEPLDAEPTPAWQGIVAHAILEKWHGTGRPIESIADEELAAMQAHPLTRALWRPRLLKALEWIAERVAVDTARSPVAWEQWGEMDWRGVTLRGRIDRLDRFENGTFAVVDYKTGKPPSGAQVAAGYALQLGTLGLMVEGGAFGALRGEVTGFEYWSLGRSKDSETGFGYVSTPLRDGNKRSGIPPAEFLPQARYYLDQALDYWILGDKPFTARLNPDAPGYATYDQLMRLDEWLGHTS